Proteins co-encoded in one Perca flavescens isolate YP-PL-M2 chromosome 11, PFLA_1.0, whole genome shotgun sequence genomic window:
- the LOC114563683 gene encoding alpha-1,6-mannosylglycoprotein 6-beta-N-acetylglucosaminyltransferase A, whose protein sequence is MESIVKFVDEILNMVGSSDDSSPLPPLKDYKKELQSLQIKMEVEKEKGRLMDVMLKELRSDKLHLQQQVAHMEKHLQLQAEKEEKNVQQVKCDDQIKEDENCPLPPMDGYPHCKEKLKWLGEMWRTDLCYSNYGVNGSLCSKMIYLSEIESWCPVLPGRVAPLENSEAVSDHAVVRESLTGLYPSLEKRVQFRWIHQRIRSMEDIWVKAGRSLSAKYNLTDRKAKQILVHPGVVTDESGARIAEAAFNGGPLGELVQWSDLISTLHILGHHLHLTASIPDLKHFLGIKRGGCPTHHTKVEANLIYTDIIGLRQIQATLQASWIKYRCRIRVLDTFGTEPDFNHADWAKEHNLKSPYGSLNLIPMQFYTMFPHTPDNTFLGFVVQHQRSSEETERLKSTTRQNQALVYGKRATFWEGKGAYLDVIHKYLEIHGTVDQSAGIPDYVKNHGIIRGTEVQALLRQSKVFVGLSFPYEGPAPLEALANGCAFLNPRLHPPQSRLNTEFFKDKPNIREVTSQHPYAEAIGEPYVWMVDMHNSTDVERALTAILNQTIGPYLPYEFSCEGMLQRVNILIEKQDFCNSTGSWPPLSALQVVKAEAKTSCKQACQKMGLICEPAFFPHLNSADNHAKYGIDCQTSEISDSHLVFPAYNSSSKHCVLQSDPLLFSCVRSDQSLIRICPCRDYIKDQIALCQACI, encoded by the exons ATGGAGAGTATTGTCAAGTTTGTGGATGAAATCCTGAACATGGTGGGATCCTCTGACGATT CCTCTCCCCTACCTCCCTTGAAGGACTACAAGAAAGAACTACAGTCACTCCAGATTAAAATGGAGgtagaaaaagagaaaggaaggCTGATGGATGTGATGCTGAAGGAGCTGCGTTCTGATAAACTCCACCTGCAGCAACAAGTGGCTCACATGGAGAAACACCTACAGCTACAggcagagaaggaggagaagaatgtcCAACAAGTCAAATGTG ATGATCAAATCAAAGAGGATGAAAATTGCCCACTGCCACCCATGGATGGATACCCACACTGTAAGGAGAAATTGAAg TGGCTGGGGGAGATGTGGAGGACAGACCTATGCTACAGCAATTATGGGGTGAATGGGTCTCTGTGCTCCAAAATGATCTACCTCAGTGAG aTAGAGTCCTGGTGTCCTGTGCTTCCAGGCCGAGTAGCTCCACTGGAAAACTCAGAG GCAGTGTCTGACCATGCAGTGGTACGGGAAAGTCTAACAGGTCTGTATCCATCTCTGGAAAAGAGAGTCCAGTTCCGTTGGATTCACCAAAGAATTCGTAGTATGGAAGACATTTGGGTCAAGGCTGGACGCTCTCTGTCAGCCAAATACAACCTCACAGATAGGAAAGCTAAACAG ATTCTGGTACATCCCGGAGTAGTGACAGATGAATCGGGTGCTAGAATAGCAGAGGCTGCCTTCAATGGGGGCCCTCTTGGGGAACTAGTCCAGTGGAGTGACCTCATCTCCACACTTCACATCCTGGGTCACCATCTTCACCTTACTGCCTCCATACCCGACCTCAAACA ttTTCTAGGGATTAAGAGAGGTGGCTGCCCAACTCATCATACAAAAGTGGAAGCAAACCTGATCTATACAGATATTATCGGCCTTAGACAGATTCAGGCAACACTACAGGCATCGTGGATCAAATACAG GTGTAGGATTCGTGTGTTGGATACTTTCGGCACTGAGCCAGACTTCAATCATGCAGATTGGGCCAAGGAGCACAACCTTAAGAGTCCATATGGCAGCCTGAACCTGATTCCAATGCAGTTCTACACCATGTTCC CTCATACACCAGACAACACCTTTCTGGGCTTTGTGGTGCAGCACCAGCGGAGCTCTGAAGAAACTGAGCGCTTAAAGTCTACCACAAGACAAAACCAGGCACTTGTGTATGGCAAGAGAGCCACGTTTTGGGAG GGTAAAGGGGCATATCTGGATGTTATCCACAAGTACTTGGAGATCCATGGGACAGTCGATCAAAGTGCTGGGATTCCAGACTATGTGAAAAACCACGGCATTATCAGAGGCACCGAGGTTCAGGCCCTGTTGAGACAGAGCAAG GTTTTTGTCGGATTGTCTTTCCCATATGAAGGCCCCGCCCCTTTGGAGGCCTTAGCCAATGGCTGTGCTTTTCTGAACCCCAGGTTACACCCTCCGCAAAGTAGGTTGAACACCGAGTTCTTCAAGGATAAGCCCAACATCAGAGAG GTGACATCCCAACATCCTTATGCCGAGGCCATAGGAGAGCCCTACGTATGGATGGTAGATATGCACAACTCCACAGATGTGGAGAGAGCTCTCACTGCTATCCTCAATCAGACT ATTGGGCCCTACCTTCCCTATGAGTTTTCCTGTGAAGGGATGCTCCAGAGGGTCAACATCCTGATAGAAAAACAG GACTTCTGCAATAGTACAGGGAGCTGGCCCCCACTGAGTGCACTCCAGGTTGTGAAGGCAGAGGCGAAGACTTCCTGTAAACAGGCATGCCAGAAGATGGGGCTGATCTGTGAACCTGCATTCTTTCCACATCTTAACAGCGCTGACAATCATGCCAA ataTGGTATAGATTGTCAAACATCAGAGATTTCTGACAGTCACTTGGTGTTTCCAGCCTACAACAGCAGTAGTAAACACTGTGTGCTCCAGTCCGACCCCCTGCTCTTCAGCTGTGTGAGATCAGACCAGTCCTTGATTCGCATCTGCCCCTGTAGGGACTACATTAAGGACCAGATAGCCTTATGCCAGGCATGTATCTAA